A stretch of Gemmatimonadota bacterium DNA encodes these proteins:
- a CDS encoding OmpA family protein — MKRWSNTASALALCVLVAAPVWMGACCAVTRGPSAEELAAMEAARQQAIADSIRAVQAEEEARLAAEAEARRIAEEEARLAVEAEARRMAEEEARRAAEAEALHQEMMSLATIYFNYDRSDVREDQRSVMDENVRKLQEYQPEDRVVVEGHTDVRGTIEYNLALGERRAQAVKAYLVNAGVAEDRIETVSLGEERQAVMGSDESALAQNRRVELKRQ; from the coding sequence ATGAAGCGATGGAGCAATACGGCATCGGCCCTGGCGCTCTGTGTGCTGGTTGCCGCGCCCGTGTGGATGGGCGCCTGCTGCGCCGTTACCCGGGGACCTTCCGCGGAGGAACTGGCCGCGATGGAGGCGGCGCGTCAACAGGCGATCGCGGATTCGATCAGGGCAGTACAAGCTGAAGAGGAAGCCCGCCTGGCGGCCGAGGCGGAAGCCCGGCGCATAGCCGAGGAGGAAGCCCGTCTGGCGGTCGAGGCGGAAGCCCGGCGCATGGCCGAAGAGGAAGCCCGAAGGGCCGCCGAGGCCGAAGCCCTGCACCAGGAGATGATGTCCCTGGCCACCATCTACTTCAATTACGACCGGTCGGACGTCCGGGAGGACCAGCGTTCGGTCATGGACGAAAACGTCCGCAAGCTGCAAGAATACCAGCCCGAAGACAGGGTGGTGGTCGAGGGCCACACCGATGTACGGGGCACGATCGAATACAACCTGGCGCTGGGTGAACGGCGCGCACAGGCGGTCAAGGCGTACCTCGTGAATGCCGGCGTGGCGGAAGACCGCATCGAAACCGTCAGTTTGGGTGAAGAGCGGCAGGCGGTCATGGGCAGCGACGAGAGCGCCCTGGCGCAGAACCGGCGCGTGGAGTTGAAGCGCCAGTAG
- the pal gene encoding peptidoglycan-associated lipoprotein Pal, with the protein MKRWRSTYSILALCVMVTAPAWMGAACARGPSAEELAAMEAARQQAIADSLRAVRAEEEARLAAEEEARRMAEEEARLAAEEAARLAAEEEARRAAEARHQEMMSLSTIYFDYDMSNIREDQRSALDENARKLREYQPEDMVVVEGHCDERGTIEYNLALGEQRAQAVKTYLTDAGVEDGRIETVSYGEEQPAVMGGDESAWSQNRRAELKRK; encoded by the coding sequence ATGAAAAGATGGCGTAGCACGTATTCGATCCTGGCGCTCTGTGTGATGGTCACCGCTCCCGCGTGGATGGGTGCCGCTTGTGCCAGGGGCCCTTCCGCGGAGGAACTGGCCGCGATGGAAGCCGCGCGTCAACAGGCCATAGCGGATTCACTCAGAGCGGTACGCGCTGAAGAGGAAGCCCGTCTCGCGGCCGAGGAAGAAGCCCGGCGCATGGCCGAGGAAGAAGCCCGTCTCGCGGCCGAGGAAGCAGCCCGTCTCGCGGCCGAAGAGGAAGCCCGCAGGGCTGCCGAAGCCCGGCACCAGGAGATGATGTCCCTGTCCACCATCTACTTCGATTACGACATGTCGAACATCCGGGAAGACCAGCGTTCGGCCCTGGACGAGAACGCCCGCAAATTGCGGGAGTACCAGCCCGAAGACATGGTGGTGGTCGAGGGCCACTGCGATGAACGGGGTACGATCGAATACAACCTGGCGCTGGGAGAGCAGCGTGCCCAGGCGGTCAAGACGTACCTCACGGATGCCGGCGTGGAGGATGGCCGCATCGAGACCGTAAGTTACGGTGAAGAGCAGCCGGCGGTCATGGGCGGCGACGAAAGCGCCTGGTCGCAGAACCGGCGCGCCGAGTTGAAGCGCAAGTAA
- the ybgF gene encoding tol-pal system protein YbgF, whose translation MKERFLKPPGRCLLPAIFVLVVTGACGVQSDLTNLKNDTTHLRAQMQVLREEVALQADIDSLKVDIVRLEALVRDQMDELLRMRADMGQRVGALESQLQILTTRITESDRQFSALVRRLESLQVQLSAPASPDTSAAQNMSYDPGELYDLALRDYQRGSYDVAVRQFTQYIEYFPDSDLADDAQFYIGDSYYTQSLYTQALDAYEMLLDTYPDGNKVPATLLKIAFIKVARKEPSEARSYLERVIGEFPDAEEAQLARMRLDLMPED comes from the coding sequence ATGAAGGAAAGGTTCCTGAAACCCCCAGGCCGGTGCCTGCTGCCGGCAATTTTCGTCCTGGTCGTTACCGGCGCATGCGGCGTCCAGTCCGACCTGACCAACCTGAAGAACGACACGACGCATCTGCGGGCACAGATGCAGGTCTTGCGCGAGGAGGTCGCCCTTCAGGCGGACATAGACTCCCTGAAAGTGGACATCGTGCGGCTGGAAGCCCTCGTACGGGACCAGATGGACGAGTTGCTGCGCATGCGGGCGGATATGGGGCAGCGGGTCGGCGCCCTCGAAAGCCAGTTGCAGATCCTTACCACGCGCATCACGGAAAGCGACCGCCAGTTTTCGGCCCTGGTGCGCAGGCTGGAGAGCCTTCAGGTCCAGCTGAGCGCGCCGGCGAGTCCGGATACGTCCGCGGCACAAAACATGTCCTACGATCCGGGCGAACTGTACGACCTGGCGCTGAGGGATTACCAGCGGGGCAGCTACGACGTGGCGGTCCGGCAGTTTACCCAGTACATCGAGTACTTCCCGGATTCGGACCTGGCCGACGACGCGCAGTTCTATATCGGCGACAGCTACTATACCCAGAGCCTGTACACCCAGGCGCTCGATGCCTACGAGATGCTGTTGGACACGTATCCGGATGGGAACAAGGTGCCGGCCACCCTGTTGAAAATCGCCTTCATCAAGGTGGCCCGGAAGGAACCGTCCGAGGCGCGGTCCTACCTGGAACGGGTAATCGGTGAATTTCCCGATGCGGAGGAGGCCCAGCTCGCGAGGATGAGACTGGATCTGATGCCGGAAGACTGA